From Halalkalicoccus subterraneus:
GAGGTCGGCGTTGGTGAGCGTGTCGATCATGGAACGGGGGTGGTCAGCGGTCGTAGATTCGAAGCCGGTCGATCGGGTCCTTCTCGATGTTCTCGCCACTGGCGAACGCCGCGTTGTAGACCTCGAGAATCCGGTCGTAGATCTCGATCGAGCGATCTGCCGAGTCGACACCACACTTGACACCGCAGCCGATCTCAGGATAGCCCACTGCGGGCTCGACGCGCACTCGCGAGGAGCAGCGCGGACACCGTCGATCGGCAAAGGCGAACATCCACTCGCTGTCGATGTTCTTGCGGGCGAGGCGCTCGGGGGTGGCGTACCAGATCCACTCATCCCATGCATCCGACGTCGATTTGAGTCGGCGGATCGCGAGCGCTGCCTTTCCATCAATCTCGGTGGGGGCGCCGACCTGCTCGCGGCAGCGTCGGAAGTAGGCGATCAGTGCTGAGCACCCGGAAACGAGCTCACCGCTCGTGAGTGCGCCCTCGCAGGTCCATGAATTGTCGACGCTGTCGTCGATCGGGACGTGGAGTTTGATGCCTGGACCGACCTAGTGGGCCTTTTCGAAGAGAGCAGCGCCGCTGACTGGATCGAACGCGAAGTTGCCTTCATATGTTGTACGGAAAACGGACCGCCCACTGACGACCTCGAGGTCATCCCGCGCGCGTACGGTCCGCCGAGGGGGGCGATTCTGGGGAGGGGGGGGGGGAAGTGGAATCGTGTATCCGAATGACTGGAGGGCTAGACTCGACTCGGTGTTGGCCCACCGGGAACTTATTCAGACTGATACGTGTCCGAAAGAATATATTTCTAATAAGATTTGCTGAAATGAAGTAACCTTCGGGCGATCACGCTTTCCGGACGTACTCCGAGGTGATTGCCCCGTCCTTCCTGGAGTATCGATACAGGTACGAAGCATGCCCATTCCCGTCGTTGCAGGTACAGTCGCTCCCGCATTTGACGCGCTCTTTGGTGAGCATCCCCTTCCCCCCAGAATCCTCATTGACGTTAACGGGCTCGGCGTCGTCGGGATCGACCGGCCGGCGCTGATAGGCGAGCAGCTCGTCAATATACTCGCGGACGTTCGCAAGCGTCTCGCTATCCTGTTTGAGCAGGCCGTCGGCGAGGTAATTCGGGAGCGATCCGGGGGCAATAGGGGCGTCGGTCGAGTCGGTCATAACCTTATGTAACACATAGAGCCATTATTACATAACTGTTTGTGTAAGATTAGGCTCGAACAAGAGCGTACTACCCGGAGTCCGACGGTGAGGACGAACTCTCGCTGAACGTCGGTGAACTCTTTGTTCCATATCTCCCAGAGCCGCGACTGGCTCAGCGCACCGCTCAGGTCGTGGTCGTGCGCGACGGGGAACCCGAAGTCGCGGCAGACGTTAGGGAAGAATTTGAGGAATCGGTGGAGGTGCTTTTCGCGGCAGTCCCACGCAAGCCGGAGTATATGGGCCTTCACCTACGAATAAAAAGACTGACACTACTCGATAGCACGAAAAACTCCATATAAAAAGTATGTATCTTGGTTGAGGCTGAGCGTGAATTGTGAGATGGCGGGTGCGAACTTATCGGAGTTCACCGACCGCAAATGCTATACGGTATAGAAGTTATTGTCCTGATATGTATGGAACAGTTCGGGGTTCGCTTGAAGACTGGTATAATCCGAGTGTTCAGTCTGCGGTGATTCTGTTGATGGGGTCAAGTTTTAGTCTCTTTCTGCTCCTCAACAGTCCCGATTTTACGAACCCGTACTACGTTTTCGGAGTCGGAGTAATGGGCTTCACAATCGTCTTTGCGGCGGTTATGCTCATTTCTGTGCTACTGAAGCGCCGATAGACTACTACTCTGTATTGAACGGCCTGTCCGTGAGAAGTAGTTGCGAAATTAAGTTCGCTGAACGAGAAACCCAAGCGATTATTTTTGACGTGCCTGCCTTCAGGTAGTTTCGTAACGTGTTCCAAAAATAGGATTTATCAATCACTTCAGACTTCGTCAGGTTTGGTGGTCTCGTGTGCGCCAGATGGTCCTTGATCCTCCGGTGAGCGTGCCGGGGCAATCAAACACAACGTCTTCGATGGTTCGCCCCCGACAACCTCGAACTTGTGCTCAGTGTTAGCTGGAGTAACGATAGTATCGCCAGGTGAGGCATGGAACTCTTCCCCGTCGACCTCCCAACGCATCTCCCCAGTACGCATGAAAATGATATGGGTTTCAGTGTGCGAGTGAGGTTCACTGGCTTTGTCCGAATCGTGAGTCCGTGCGTCGATTTCACAGTCCTTGAGGATGATGTGTTCGTCGTCTCCTTCTGTCGCCATAAACGGGTGGTACGGTGTTGTGTTGGGGTCTGTCATTGTGTTCCTCCCATTTTGTGGACCGCCCGGTAACGTTCGTGCTGTATCGCGATATTCCTTGTGACGGACTGGGTTGATGAGGAGCAGCGAAACCACCCCTTCGAAACTACTCTAACGATGGACTGAGTCTTGCGTCGACTATCTACTGCGAGCTCGCCCTTCGAAGTAAAACACGCGTGGGTGTCTAGACTCAATGCCGGGTTTTGAAGCCCCTACGTCACACAGACGGGGTGGTTGGTTCGAACTATGCGTCTTCGTATTGTCCCGTTGTTAGGACATCACGCTCTCTGCGGGGGGTTACTCGAGGTTCCGATCACAACGATGGTGATAGCGGGCGGCTGCCTCAAGCTCGATAACGACGAGCTCCTTCTCGCGACGTTTTGTCTGTTCGACCTCGTCTTTTCCAAGCTTCTCGAGGAAGGCCATGACTCAGGCCACAGTCTGTGTGTGAGGGTTCGTCCCTTCGACGGCGGTATGACCTTCGCAATCGTCCGACTGTTCAACACGAGCCCAGCAGGTGCCTTCTCGGCGTAATCGCGAACGTCGCGTACAATGCTCGTCTCAGTCAATGCCAACTTCGTCTCGTGGAAGGTCGTTTGGTTGGCTTCCTGCTTCGTCGCACCGAACCTACTCACCTCAAAGAGAGAGCCAACACCAACGAAGATTGCCCCGCATCCGCCGAGGAACGCCACCAGAAGCCATCCACTCAGTCCCTCGTGTAGGAGCTGCACACCTGTGGTTCCGGCGATTCAGAGACCGCTCACCAGCGGAGCGACTCCGGTCACATTCCTACTTGACATGAATAGCTCGTCGGAACCCACGGTGAAAAGTCTCTAGGAACACTCTTCTTCTCCATATCGTCCACTAACACATACGCACATCAACCTAACAGCTGCTTCATTTTCCTTAATTGGGAACTGAAGTTAGTACCAACCGCTACATACAGGCAAAGATGATCACATCAGCTACTCGTTATCTGTCACTGAACCATCCTGCATGTTCTGGGTTGCCAAGCACATCTGACCACCAGTAGGAAAGCAAGATCACAACCGCCATCAGAAGCCCTGATAGAACTCCAAATATGACGGTATCGCCGAAGAGATAAGAGACAACCCCGATTGCTGCTGGCATCGTCAATAAAAGAGCAACTGACTGTCGGAGCGCAAGTGACGTATCCATCTCAGCCACAATATGATTATATCATCGGTGTTACATGTATGCTCTTCGACAATGGATAAGTACGAACTACCTACCAGTTGCTTCACTTGCCTGCCTAAGAAATCGAGAGAGGCTGATAGATACAGGCGAAGTAGATAACGGAGCAGCAATCAATCATACGATACCTGTCAAGAACAGTGCGCTGAATACAGAGGGAGAGTTCAGCACGGCGAGTCTATTTACTTTACACTAGTAAAGCGTCCATTAGAAAGGCTGTGCGAACCAAACGCCGACCCCTGGCACAGTTTTTTATTCATCCGATAGCAGACTCCAAGTATGAACGACCAACTCAAGTGGGGAATTGGAACCCTCATTCT
This genomic window contains:
- a CDS encoding cupin domain-containing protein, with protein sequence MTDPNTTPYHPFMATEGDDEHIILKDCEIDARTHDSDKASEPHSHTETHIIFMRTGEMRWEVDGEEFHASPGDTIVTPANTEHKFEVVGGEPSKTLCLIAPARSPEDQGPSGAHETTKPDEV